Proteins encoded within one genomic window of Microtus ochrogaster isolate Prairie Vole_2 linkage group LG4, MicOch1.0, whole genome shotgun sequence:
- the Eif4e2 gene encoding eukaryotic translation initiation factor 4E type 2 isoform X2 — protein MGDPSLKDDDSGDHDQNEENSTQKDGEKEKTERDKNQSSGKRKAVVPGPAEHPLQYNYTFWYSRRTPGRPTSSQSYEQNIKQIGTFASVEQFWKFYSHMVRPGDLTGHSDFHLFKEGIKPMWEDDANKNGGKWIIRLRKGLASRCWENLILAMLGEQFMVGEEICGAVVSVRFQEDIISIWNKTASDQATTARIRDTLRRVLNLPPNTIMEYKTHTDSIKMPGRLGPQRLLFQNLWKPRLNVP, from the exons ATGGGAGATCCTAG CTTAAAAGATGATGACAGTGGAGACCATGATCAGAATGAAGAAAACAGCACACAGAAAGATGGTgagaaggaaaaaacagaacGAGACAAGAACCAGAGCAGCGGCAAGAGGAAG GCTGTTGTCCCTGGACCAGCAGAACATCCCCTGCAGTATAACTACACCTTCTGGTACTCTAGGAGAACCCCCGGCCGTCCCACCAGCTCACAGAGCTATGAGCAGAACATCAAGCAGATTGGTACCTTTGCCTCG GTGGAGCAGTTCTGGAAGTTTTACAGCCACATGGTACGTCCTGGGGACCTGACAGGCCACAGTGACTTTCATCTCTTCAAAGAAGGAATTAAACCTATGTGGGAG GATGATGCAAATAAAAATGGTGGCAAGTGGATTATTCGACTTCGGAAGGGCTTAGCATCTCGCTGCTGGGAAAATCTAATCCTGGCCATGTTGGGGGAGCAATTCATGGTTGGGGAGGAGATCTGCGGGGCTGTGGTCTCTGTCCGCTTTCAG GAGGACATTATTTCTATATGGAATAAGACCGCCAGCGACCAAGCAACCACAGCCCGAATCCGGGATACTCTTCGGCGCGTGCTTAACCTACCTCCCAACACCATTATGGAATACAAAACTCACACCGACAGCATCAA
- the Eif4e2 gene encoding eukaryotic translation initiation factor 4E type 2 isoform X5, protein MNNKFDALKDDDSGDHDQNEENSTQKDGEKEKTERDKNQSSGKRKAVVPGPAEHPLQYNYTFWYSRRTPGRPTSSQSYEQNIKQIGTFASVEQFWKFYSHMVRPGDLTGHSDFHLFKEGIKPMWEDDANKNGGKWIIRLRKGLASRCWENLILAMLGEQFMVGEEICGAVVSVRFQEDIISIWNKTASDQATTARIRDTLRRVLNLPPNTIMEYKTHTDSIKDNSSFRNTKITL, encoded by the exons ATGAACAACAAGTTCGACGC CTTAAAAGATGATGACAGTGGAGACCATGATCAGAATGAAGAAAACAGCACACAGAAAGATGGTgagaaggaaaaaacagaacGAGACAAGAACCAGAGCAGCGGCAAGAGGAAG GCTGTTGTCCCTGGACCAGCAGAACATCCCCTGCAGTATAACTACACCTTCTGGTACTCTAGGAGAACCCCCGGCCGTCCCACCAGCTCACAGAGCTATGAGCAGAACATCAAGCAGATTGGTACCTTTGCCTCG GTGGAGCAGTTCTGGAAGTTTTACAGCCACATGGTACGTCCTGGGGACCTGACAGGCCACAGTGACTTTCATCTCTTCAAAGAAGGAATTAAACCTATGTGGGAG GATGATGCAAATAAAAATGGTGGCAAGTGGATTATTCGACTTCGGAAGGGCTTAGCATCTCGCTGCTGGGAAAATCTAATCCTGGCCATGTTGGGGGAGCAATTCATGGTTGGGGAGGAGATCTGCGGGGCTGTGGTCTCTGTCCGCTTTCAG GAGGACATTATTTCTATATGGAATAAGACCGCCAGCGACCAAGCAACCACAGCCCGAATCCGGGATACTCTTCGGCGCGTGCTTAACCTACCTCCCAACACCATTATGGAATACAAAACTCACACCGACAGCATCAA
- the Eif4e2 gene encoding eukaryotic translation initiation factor 4E type 2 isoform X4, which translates to MNNKFDALKDDDSGDHDQNEENSTQKDGEKEKTERDKNQSSGKRKAVVPGPAEHPLQYNYTFWYSRRTPGRPTSSQSYEQNIKQIGTFASVEQFWKFYSHMVRPGDLTGHSDFHLFKEGIKPMWEDDANKNGGKWIIRLRKGLASRCWENLILAMLGEQFMVGEEICGAVVSVRFQEDIISIWNKTASDQATTARIRDTLRRVLNLPPNTIMEYKTHTDSIKAWEEFHGLVNSSGR; encoded by the exons ATGAACAACAAGTTCGACGC CTTAAAAGATGATGACAGTGGAGACCATGATCAGAATGAAGAAAACAGCACACAGAAAGATGGTgagaaggaaaaaacagaacGAGACAAGAACCAGAGCAGCGGCAAGAGGAAG GCTGTTGTCCCTGGACCAGCAGAACATCCCCTGCAGTATAACTACACCTTCTGGTACTCTAGGAGAACCCCCGGCCGTCCCACCAGCTCACAGAGCTATGAGCAGAACATCAAGCAGATTGGTACCTTTGCCTCG GTGGAGCAGTTCTGGAAGTTTTACAGCCACATGGTACGTCCTGGGGACCTGACAGGCCACAGTGACTTTCATCTCTTCAAAGAAGGAATTAAACCTATGTGGGAG GATGATGCAAATAAAAATGGTGGCAAGTGGATTATTCGACTTCGGAAGGGCTTAGCATCTCGCTGCTGGGAAAATCTAATCCTGGCCATGTTGGGGGAGCAATTCATGGTTGGGGAGGAGATCTGCGGGGCTGTGGTCTCTGTCCGCTTTCAG GAGGACATTATTTCTATATGGAATAAGACCGCCAGCGACCAAGCAACCACAGCCCGAATCCGGGATACTCTTCGGCGCGTGCTTAACCTACCTCCCAACACCATTATGGAATACAAAACTCACACCGACAGCATCAA
- the Eif4e2 gene encoding eukaryotic translation initiation factor 4E type 2 isoform X1 translates to MNNKFDALKDDDSGDHDQNEENSTQKDGEKEKTERDKNQSSGKRKAVVPGPAEHPLQYNYTFWYSRRTPGRPTSSQSYEQNIKQIGTFASVEQFWKFYSHMVRPGDLTGHSDFHLFKEGIKPMWEDDANKNGGKWIIRLRKGLASRCWENLILAMLGEQFMVGEEICGAVVSVRFQEDIISIWNKTASDQATTARIRDTLRRVLNLPPNTIMEYKTHTDSIKMPGRLGPQRLLFQNLWKPRLNVP, encoded by the exons ATGAACAACAAGTTCGACGC CTTAAAAGATGATGACAGTGGAGACCATGATCAGAATGAAGAAAACAGCACACAGAAAGATGGTgagaaggaaaaaacagaacGAGACAAGAACCAGAGCAGCGGCAAGAGGAAG GCTGTTGTCCCTGGACCAGCAGAACATCCCCTGCAGTATAACTACACCTTCTGGTACTCTAGGAGAACCCCCGGCCGTCCCACCAGCTCACAGAGCTATGAGCAGAACATCAAGCAGATTGGTACCTTTGCCTCG GTGGAGCAGTTCTGGAAGTTTTACAGCCACATGGTACGTCCTGGGGACCTGACAGGCCACAGTGACTTTCATCTCTTCAAAGAAGGAATTAAACCTATGTGGGAG GATGATGCAAATAAAAATGGTGGCAAGTGGATTATTCGACTTCGGAAGGGCTTAGCATCTCGCTGCTGGGAAAATCTAATCCTGGCCATGTTGGGGGAGCAATTCATGGTTGGGGAGGAGATCTGCGGGGCTGTGGTCTCTGTCCGCTTTCAG GAGGACATTATTTCTATATGGAATAAGACCGCCAGCGACCAAGCAACCACAGCCCGAATCCGGGATACTCTTCGGCGCGTGCTTAACCTACCTCCCAACACCATTATGGAATACAAAACTCACACCGACAGCATCAA
- the Eif4e2 gene encoding eukaryotic translation initiation factor 4E type 2 isoform X3: MSLKDDDSGDHDQNEENSTQKDGEKEKTERDKNQSSGKRKAVVPGPAEHPLQYNYTFWYSRRTPGRPTSSQSYEQNIKQIGTFASVEQFWKFYSHMVRPGDLTGHSDFHLFKEGIKPMWEDDANKNGGKWIIRLRKGLASRCWENLILAMLGEQFMVGEEICGAVVSVRFQEDIISIWNKTASDQATTARIRDTLRRVLNLPPNTIMEYKTHTDSIKMPGRLGPQRLLFQNLWKPRLNVP, encoded by the exons ATGAG CTTAAAAGATGATGACAGTGGAGACCATGATCAGAATGAAGAAAACAGCACACAGAAAGATGGTgagaaggaaaaaacagaacGAGACAAGAACCAGAGCAGCGGCAAGAGGAAG GCTGTTGTCCCTGGACCAGCAGAACATCCCCTGCAGTATAACTACACCTTCTGGTACTCTAGGAGAACCCCCGGCCGTCCCACCAGCTCACAGAGCTATGAGCAGAACATCAAGCAGATTGGTACCTTTGCCTCG GTGGAGCAGTTCTGGAAGTTTTACAGCCACATGGTACGTCCTGGGGACCTGACAGGCCACAGTGACTTTCATCTCTTCAAAGAAGGAATTAAACCTATGTGGGAG GATGATGCAAATAAAAATGGTGGCAAGTGGATTATTCGACTTCGGAAGGGCTTAGCATCTCGCTGCTGGGAAAATCTAATCCTGGCCATGTTGGGGGAGCAATTCATGGTTGGGGAGGAGATCTGCGGGGCTGTGGTCTCTGTCCGCTTTCAG GAGGACATTATTTCTATATGGAATAAGACCGCCAGCGACCAAGCAACCACAGCCCGAATCCGGGATACTCTTCGGCGCGTGCTTAACCTACCTCCCAACACCATTATGGAATACAAAACTCACACCGACAGCATCAA